A portion of the Haemophilus influenzae genome contains these proteins:
- the fruB gene encoding fused PTS fructose transporter subunit IIA/HPr protein, translated as MLELSESNIHLNANAIDKQQAIEMAASALVQADNVENGYLQGMLARELQTSTFLGNGIAIPHGTLDTRLMVKKTGVQVFQFPQGIEWGEGNIAYVVIGIAARSDEHLSLLRQLTHVLSDEDTAAKLAKITDVAEFCAILMGETIEPFEIPAANISLDVNTQSLLTLVAINAGQLQVQSAVENRFISEVINNAALPLGKGLWVTDSVVGNMKNALAFSRAKTIFSHNGKAVKGVITVSAVGDQINPTLARLLDDDVQTTLLNGNSTEILTALLGSECDVETQSVEGAVVGTFTIRNEHGLHARPSANLVNEVKKFTSKITMQNLTRESEVVSAKSLMKIVALGVTQGHRLRFVAEGEDAKQAIESLGKAIANGLGENVSAVPPSEPDTIEIMGDQIHIPAVTEDDNLPANAIEAVFVIKNEQGLHARPSAILVNEVKKYNASVAVQNLDRNSQLVSAKSLMKIVALGVVKGTRLRFVATGEEAQQAIDGISAVIESGLGE; from the coding sequence ATGTTAGAACTTTCGGAAAGCAACATTCATTTAAATGCTAATGCAATTGATAAACAACAAGCGATTGAAATGGCAGCGTCCGCATTGGTTCAAGCAGACAATGTTGAAAATGGTTACTTGCAAGGAATGTTAGCGCGCGAGCTGCAAACCTCGACCTTTTTAGGCAATGGCATCGCTATTCCTCACGGCACCTTGGATACTCGTTTGATGGTAAAGAAAACGGGCGTGCAAGTGTTTCAATTTCCTCAAGGCATAGAATGGGGCGAAGGAAATATTGCTTATGTCGTGATTGGTATTGCGGCGCGATCTGATGAGCATTTGTCCTTATTACGTCAACTTACCCACGTTTTGAGTGATGAAGATACCGCAGCAAAATTAGCAAAAATAACTGATGTGGCTGAATTTTGTGCGATTTTAATGGGAGAGACAATTGAGCCATTTGAAATTCCTGCTGCCAATATCAGTTTAGATGTAAATACCCAAAGCCTATTAACTTTAGTTGCGATTAATGCGGGGCAATTACAGGTGCAAAGTGCGGTAGAAAATCGCTTTATTTCTGAAGTGATAAATAATGCGGCATTACCGCTTGGCAAAGGGTTATGGGTAACGGATTCTGTCGTAGGAAATATGAAAAATGCCTTAGCATTTAGTCGTGCTAAAACAATTTTTAGCCACAATGGCAAGGCCGTAAAAGGCGTGATAACCGTTTCAGCCGTCGGTGATCAAATTAATCCAACTTTGGCGCGTTTATTAGATGACGATGTCCAAACAACCTTGCTCAATGGAAATTCAACAGAAATTTTGACCGCACTTTTGGGGTCAGAGTGTGATGTTGAAACTCAATCTGTAGAAGGTGCTGTTGTAGGAACCTTTACGATTCGTAATGAACACGGTTTACATGCTCGCCCAAGTGCAAATTTGGTTAATGAAGTGAAAAAATTCACTTCTAAAATAACCATGCAAAATCTTACTCGTGAAAGTGAAGTCGTCAGCGCAAAAAGTTTGATGAAGATTGTTGCGCTTGGTGTAACACAAGGTCATCGTTTACGTTTTGTGGCAGAGGGAGAAGATGCCAAACAAGCGATAGAATCATTGGGCAAAGCGATAGCCAATGGCTTGGGAGAGAATGTTTCGGCAGTGCCACCGTCTGAACCCGATACCATTGAGATTATGGGCGATCAAATTCACATACCTGCGGTAACAGAAGATGATAATTTGCCAGCAAATGCCATTGAGGCCGTGTTTGTGATTAAAAATGAGCAAGGTTTGCACGCTCGCCCAAGTGCAATATTGGTAAACGAAGTGAAGAAATATAATGCTTCCGTAGCAGTTCAAAACCTTGATCGTAATTCTCAATTAGTGAGTGCTAAAAGTTTGATGAAAATTGTGGCATTAGGCGTAGTGAAAGGGACTCGTTTACGTTTTGTTGCGACGGGCGAAGAGGCACAACAAGCTATTGACGGAATCAGTGCTGTGATTGAATCGGGTTTAGGGGAATAG